A section of the Sceloporus undulatus isolate JIND9_A2432 ecotype Alabama chromosome 3, SceUnd_v1.1, whole genome shotgun sequence genome encodes:
- the RPP30 gene encoding ribonuclease P protein subunit p30 isoform X1: MAAFVDLNIPHLPEKESLQKLVETAAHLGYSTVAINYVVDYEEKKKEIVKPISPAELFPTLPLVQGKSKPIKILSRLTLVASDPSHCNILRSTSPNIKFYDIFAAFPKNGKLFHVACTTLDVDLVCIDVTEKLPFYIKRPSINVAIDRGIYFELLYVPAIKDSTMRRYTVSNALSLMQICRGKNIILSSGAERPLQLRGPYDVANLGWLLGLSEGNAKAAVSANCRAVLLHGETRKTASGVVYTKKKPRSPEEDESTPVSKKAKTTL; the protein is encoded by the exons TTGGCTATTCAACTGTAGCAATCAATTATGTTGTGGactatgaagaaaagaaaaag gaaaTTGTCAAGCCAATTTCTCCTGCCGAATTGTTTCCAACCTTGCCTCTTGTGCAG GGGAAATCCAAGCCAATTAAGATTTTATCAAGGCTGACGCTTGTTGCTTCTGATCCATCACACTGCAACATTCTG AGATCAACATCTCCAAACATAAAGTTTTATGACATCTTTGCTGCATTTCCTAAGAATGGGAAACTCTTCCAT GTGGCTTGTACAACTTTAGATGTAGACCTTGTGTGTATTGATGTAACAGAAAAGCTGCCCTTCTACATCAAGAGACCATCTATTAATGTG GCAATTGATCGAGGCATCTACTTTGAACTTCTTTACGTTCCTGCCATCAAAGACTCAACCATGCGAAGGTACACGGTTTCAAATGCACTCAGCCTGATGCAAATCTGCCGTGGAAAG AATATCATTCTATCCAGTGGAGCAGAAAGG cCTCTACAACTACGTGGTCCATATGATGTGGCAAATTT AGGGTGGCTGTTGGGACTCTCAGAAGGTAATGCCAAGGCAGCTGTTTCAGCAAATTGCCGTGCAGTTCTGCTTCATGGAG AAACCCGAAAGACTGCCTCTGGAGTGGTGTATACAAAGAAGAAACCTCGGAGCCCAGAGGAAGATGAGTCCACACCTGTCAGTAAAAAAGCCAAGACAACTTTGTAA